From a single Collibacillus ludicampi genomic region:
- the gmk gene encoding guanylate kinase, whose amino-acid sequence MVQKGLLIVLSGPSGAGKGTVSKALMPVLPTLWFSVSCTTRPPRPGEVEGVNYYFKTKEQFLDMIENNELLEWAEVYTNYYGTPRKPIEERLAKGQNVLLEIDIQGAKQVKRQFPDGVFIFLIPPSLEELKKRILGRGTETEESFSLRFGAAADEMKHISEYDYVVVNDKVEYAVDRIRSIIQAELCSVARNREYYDQIIKEGT is encoded by the coding sequence ATGGTTCAAAAAGGTTTGCTAATCGTTCTTTCAGGACCATCGGGGGCCGGAAAAGGTACCGTATCGAAGGCGCTTATGCCTGTTCTCCCTACCTTATGGTTTTCCGTTTCCTGTACGACGCGTCCGCCTCGTCCCGGTGAAGTGGAAGGCGTCAATTATTATTTTAAAACGAAAGAACAGTTCCTCGATATGATCGAAAACAACGAACTGCTTGAGTGGGCGGAAGTGTACACGAACTATTACGGCACACCGAGAAAACCGATTGAAGAACGTCTGGCCAAAGGACAGAATGTCCTTTTGGAGATCGATATCCAAGGGGCCAAACAGGTGAAGCGCCAGTTTCCTGACGGGGTATTTATCTTCCTGATTCCGCCTTCCCTCGAGGAATTGAAGAAACGGATTCTCGGACGTGGAACCGAGACAGAAGAGTCGTTTTCTTTACGTTTCGGCGCCGCTGCAGATGAAATGAAGCACATCAGCGAATATGATTATGTTGTCGTTAACGATAAAGTGGAGTATGCTGTAGATCGCATACGGTCGATTATTCAGGCGGAGTTGTGTTCAGTGGCGCGCAATCGCGAATACTATGATCAGATTATAAAGGAGGGAACGTAG
- the rpoZ gene encoding DNA-directed RNA polymerase subunit omega has product MLYPSIDRLMKLADSKYTLVVAAAKRARQLQDGAEKLVKVQTNKNVTVALNEIAEEKIKFVRTKEGIK; this is encoded by the coding sequence ATGTTATATCCTTCCATTGACCGCCTGATGAAACTGGCGGACAGCAAATATACTTTGGTTGTCGCAGCAGCCAAACGTGCAAGGCAATTGCAAGACGGAGCAGAAAAGCTCGTCAAAGTGCAAACGAACAAAAATGTTACTGTTGCATTGAATGAGATCGCGGAAGAGAAAATCAAATTCGTCCGAACAAAAGAAGGAATCAAGTAA
- the coaBC gene encoding bifunctional phosphopantothenoylcysteine decarboxylase/phosphopantothenate--cysteine ligase CoaBC has protein sequence MVGKVIVVGVSGGIAAFKTVSLCSALVKAGAEVHVIMTESAVKFVTPLTFQSIVKNPVIIDIFSEPNPAEISHIALADKADLMVIAPATANIIGKVANGIADDMLTTTVLATKAPVLFAPAMNVNMYANPAVQRNLRTLREFGYRIMEPNEGLLACGWQGKGRLPEPEELFEVISQMVQVKRDLEGVSLLVTAGATREPIDPVRYMTNRSTGKMGYAIAEAAATRGASVTLISGTNRLPVPPGVTFVPVQSALEMYEAVMERLPEQDVIVKAAAVADYRPKEVYDQKLKKRDGILTVEFVRNPDIAFEVGKRKRPGQILVGFAAETEHIEEYARNKLLKKNADMIVANDVSQADAGFAVDTNRVIFVFRDSPTKRLPLLSKLEVAHAIIDEIVRLRAERK, from the coding sequence ATGGTCGGCAAGGTGATTGTAGTCGGAGTCTCAGGAGGCATTGCCGCTTTTAAGACAGTTTCTCTTTGTTCAGCATTGGTCAAAGCGGGGGCGGAAGTACACGTGATCATGACCGAATCGGCCGTCAAGTTTGTCACTCCGCTAACCTTTCAAAGCATCGTGAAAAATCCTGTCATTATCGATATTTTTAGTGAACCAAATCCCGCCGAAATCAGCCATATCGCACTTGCGGACAAAGCGGATCTCATGGTGATCGCCCCCGCTACCGCTAATATTATCGGAAAGGTGGCGAACGGCATTGCGGATGATATGTTGACCACAACCGTACTTGCCACAAAAGCGCCTGTTTTGTTTGCTCCCGCGATGAATGTGAACATGTACGCGAATCCGGCTGTTCAACGCAACTTGCGGACGTTGCGCGAGTTCGGTTATCGGATTATGGAACCGAACGAAGGATTACTCGCGTGCGGATGGCAAGGGAAAGGACGCCTGCCGGAACCGGAAGAATTGTTTGAGGTCATCTCACAAATGGTACAAGTCAAGCGTGATTTGGAAGGTGTTTCTTTGTTGGTCACAGCGGGTGCCACGCGAGAGCCGATCGACCCTGTACGCTACATGACCAATCGCTCTACCGGAAAAATGGGTTATGCAATCGCGGAAGCGGCTGCAACGCGAGGGGCTTCGGTCACGCTGATTTCAGGAACGAACAGATTGCCGGTACCGCCGGGGGTTACTTTTGTTCCCGTCCAGTCGGCACTCGAAATGTATGAAGCGGTGATGGAGCGTTTGCCGGAACAGGATGTGATCGTTAAAGCCGCAGCGGTGGCAGACTACCGTCCGAAAGAAGTGTATGACCAGAAGCTGAAAAAGCGGGATGGCATATTGACAGTGGAATTTGTACGCAATCCGGATATCGCATTCGAAGTCGGCAAGCGTAAACGACCCGGTCAAATACTCGTGGGATTTGCTGCAGAGACGGAACATATTGAGGAATATGCACGAAATAAATTGTTGAAGAAAAATGCGGATATGATTGTCGCCAACGATGTTTCGCAAGCGGATGCCGGATTTGCCGTCGATACAAACCGGGTCATTTTTGTCTTTCGCGATTCCCCGACCAAGCGTTTACCTCTCCTTTCCAAACTGGAAGTGGCGCATGCGATCATTGATGAGATTGTAAGGTTGCGAGCGGAGCGGAAGTGA
- the priA gene encoding primosomal protein N' → MSTKLTKMLLAEVIVDVKSHETDRTFQYFIPEELQKRVVIGMRVLVPFGPRRVEGYVVSLTNNPETPLEKVKPILRVLDELPPLTPELIELSDWLCERYICTRAQAVQALLPGGMRFKSTLVIEASDVTPAILDAREKEVLSFLKNKGPQVKSQLLKDHPSWRGAIAKLLQKGAITERFMERTGVKEKQVAYVVLQMDRESLLQKLDHLQANAFKQKEVALWLLHQGGTVRLRDLLAATKAARSTIEALRQKGILDIEQREERRDPYHGRYIGEKEGKLPLTAAQERAYSAILSMLQTRQAHTVLLQGVTGSGKTEIYLQTIEACVQMGRQAIVLVPEIALTPQMVERFKKRFGEDVAVLHSRLSPGERYDEWRRIRQGEVSIAVGARSAVFAPFEKLGLLIIDEEHELSYKQEENPKYHAREVAYFRALYHGATVVLGSATPSMEVRYAAAKGRVTRILLPERVNRKPLPPVEIVDMRLELKQGNRSIFSRRLHEAIAEKLAHREQMILFLNRRGYSTFILCRACGYVARCPSCDVSLTYHYLNSIPILRCHYCGHSEEVAGRCPECGSQHIRNFGTGTQKVEEELLRLFPEARVIRMDVDTTATKGSHERLLRTFGAREADILLGTQMIAKGLDFPGVTLVGIITADTSLNVPDFRAAERTFQLLTQVAGRVGRHDAAGEVILQTYHPEHYAIQCAVTQDYERFFQKEIEIRHSLDHPPFWEMTVFTAAHESQKEAYRLARETERWMRRRFSEDPEVIVHETTAAPLARLHGKYRFHQVIKYKSYKKVKAELLAAYFHARAKAKKIDGVLSVDVNAQMVL, encoded by the coding sequence GTGAGTACAAAACTAACGAAAATGTTATTGGCAGAAGTTATCGTCGATGTGAAATCACACGAAACGGATCGGACGTTTCAATATTTCATTCCCGAAGAATTACAGAAGCGTGTCGTCATCGGCATGAGAGTTCTCGTTCCGTTTGGTCCGCGTCGCGTGGAAGGATATGTCGTCTCTCTTACAAACAATCCGGAAACCCCTTTGGAGAAAGTCAAACCGATTCTCCGCGTGTTGGATGAATTACCTCCATTGACGCCCGAGCTGATCGAACTATCCGATTGGTTGTGTGAACGATACATTTGTACTCGGGCGCAAGCGGTACAAGCTCTCTTGCCGGGCGGTATGCGTTTCAAATCGACGCTGGTCATAGAAGCATCGGACGTGACTCCAGCGATACTTGATGCACGAGAAAAGGAAGTCCTATCATTTCTCAAGAACAAAGGGCCTCAGGTGAAATCGCAATTGTTGAAAGACCACCCTTCTTGGCGGGGGGCGATCGCCAAGTTACTGCAAAAGGGTGCAATCACCGAACGCTTCATGGAACGGACAGGAGTCAAAGAGAAACAAGTCGCGTATGTCGTCTTACAAATGGACAGAGAAAGTTTGCTGCAAAAACTGGATCACTTACAAGCAAACGCATTCAAACAAAAAGAGGTGGCCCTTTGGCTTTTGCATCAAGGGGGAACCGTGCGGCTTCGGGATCTGCTCGCCGCTACAAAAGCGGCACGTTCAACCATTGAGGCACTGAGACAAAAAGGAATTTTGGATATTGAACAACGTGAAGAGAGACGCGATCCATATCATGGGAGATATATAGGGGAAAAAGAGGGGAAGTTGCCTTTAACCGCTGCGCAGGAGCGAGCCTATTCCGCGATTCTGAGCATGTTACAGACTCGACAGGCTCATACCGTCCTTCTGCAAGGGGTCACAGGGTCGGGAAAGACCGAAATCTATTTGCAGACGATTGAAGCGTGTGTACAAATGGGAAGACAAGCGATCGTTCTCGTTCCGGAGATCGCGCTCACCCCGCAGATGGTCGAGCGTTTCAAAAAAAGATTCGGTGAGGATGTAGCTGTGTTACATTCCCGTTTGTCTCCGGGCGAACGCTATGATGAGTGGAGGCGTATCCGTCAAGGAGAAGTTTCCATCGCGGTTGGTGCGCGATCCGCGGTTTTTGCGCCATTTGAAAAATTGGGGCTACTTATCATCGACGAAGAGCATGAACTTTCTTACAAGCAGGAAGAAAACCCGAAGTATCATGCGCGTGAGGTGGCGTATTTCCGAGCGTTGTATCACGGAGCGACCGTCGTGCTCGGGTCAGCCACACCTTCGATGGAAGTCCGTTATGCAGCAGCGAAAGGCAGAGTCACCCGTATCCTTTTGCCCGAACGCGTCAATCGAAAGCCTCTGCCTCCCGTGGAAATCGTCGATATGCGATTGGAACTGAAACAGGGTAACCGTTCCATATTCTCGCGAAGATTGCATGAGGCGATCGCGGAGAAGCTGGCCCATCGCGAACAGATGATCCTCTTTCTGAACCGGAGGGGCTATTCAACATTCATCCTTTGCCGAGCGTGCGGATATGTTGCCCGTTGCCCGTCATGTGATGTTTCCTTGACCTATCACTATTTGAATAGTATACCGATCCTCCGCTGCCACTATTGCGGACATTCGGAAGAGGTGGCTGGGAGATGTCCGGAATGCGGAAGTCAACATATCCGCAATTTTGGAACAGGTACACAGAAAGTAGAAGAAGAACTGTTGCGTTTGTTTCCCGAAGCAAGGGTCATCCGCATGGACGTGGACACAACGGCGACAAAGGGCAGTCATGAAAGGCTGTTACGTACGTTTGGCGCGCGCGAAGCGGATATCCTCTTGGGTACGCAAATGATCGCAAAAGGCCTCGACTTTCCAGGGGTTACACTTGTCGGTATCATCACAGCGGATACGTCCTTGAATGTACCTGATTTTCGGGCGGCGGAACGTACCTTTCAATTATTGACGCAGGTGGCGGGCAGGGTTGGAAGGCATGATGCTGCGGGCGAGGTCATCTTGCAAACCTATCATCCCGAGCATTACGCGATTCAGTGTGCGGTAACACAAGATTATGAGCGGTTTTTCCAAAAAGAGATCGAAATACGTCACTCCCTCGATCATCCGCCATTTTGGGAAATGACCGTTTTCACCGCAGCACATGAATCCCAAAAAGAAGCTTATCGCCTTGCGAGAGAAACGGAACGTTGGATGCGCCGGCGATTTTCGGAAGATCCCGAAGTGATCGTTCATGAAACGACTGCTGCACCTCTCGCCCGTTTGCATGGCAAGTATCGTTTTCATCAAGTGATCAAATATAAATCATACAAGAAAGTGAAAGCGGAATTATTGGCTGCCTATTTCCACGCACGGGCAAAAGCGAAAAAGATTGACGGTGTCCTCTCGGTGGATGTCAATGCGCAAATGGTGCTATAA
- the def gene encoding peptide deformylase — MAIRMIRLEGDPVLRQVAKPVPEITKNIHKLLDDMADTMYDAEGVGLAAPQIGVLKRVVVIDIGEGLIELVNPEIVLTEGEQYGPEGCLSIPGFHADVLRPNRVVVKALNRHGEEITVDGEGLLARALAHEIDHLNGVLFIDHLPEYTKLDRLRK, encoded by the coding sequence ATGGCAATTCGAATGATTCGATTGGAAGGAGATCCGGTATTACGACAAGTGGCAAAGCCGGTTCCGGAAATTACTAAGAATATCCACAAATTGTTGGACGATATGGCTGATACCATGTATGACGCGGAAGGGGTGGGTCTGGCCGCGCCGCAAATCGGTGTTTTGAAACGAGTCGTCGTTATCGACATCGGCGAAGGTTTAATCGAATTGGTAAACCCGGAAATCGTTTTGACGGAAGGCGAACAGTACGGTCCGGAAGGATGTCTATCCATCCCCGGATTTCACGCGGATGTGTTGCGTCCGAACCGCGTTGTGGTTAAAGCGCTCAACCGTCATGGGGAAGAGATCACGGTTGACGGGGAAGGTCTTTTGGCAAGGGCGCTCGCGCACGAAATCGATCATCTGAACGGCGTCCTCTTCATCGATCATTTGCCTGAATATACCAAGCTAGACAGACTGCGCAAGTAA
- the fmt gene encoding methionyl-tRNA formyltransferase, producing the protein MRIIFMGTPDFAVPSLKTLAESPHEIVTVVTQPDRPKGRGRTLTPPPVKIAAQDLKIPVFQPEKVRAEDALDKLAALKPDLLITAAYGQILPKRLLDLPSLGCINVHASLLPRWRGGAPIHRAIIEGDKETGVTIMRMVEALDAGDILSQVTVPITEEDTAGTLHDKLAEAGAKLLSETLPHILSGDVQGTPQDERLATYAPNLTREDEQIDWTKPARQIVNQIRGLNPWPVAFTTSEDKIFKIWKARIDDEYSVQDEPGTVLSVTNDAIRVQAGKGIVAIQEIQPAGKKRMSVEAFLRGKQMAPGSRFLVSISEGM; encoded by the coding sequence ATGCGAATCATATTTATGGGAACTCCCGATTTTGCGGTGCCCAGTCTCAAGACGCTCGCGGAATCTCCGCATGAGATCGTTACGGTTGTTACACAACCGGACAGGCCGAAAGGTCGCGGGCGCACACTCACACCTCCCCCCGTAAAGATCGCGGCACAAGATTTGAAGATTCCCGTTTTCCAGCCGGAGAAGGTGCGCGCGGAAGATGCTTTGGACAAACTAGCAGCGCTCAAACCGGATCTGCTGATCACAGCAGCGTACGGACAAATCCTTCCGAAACGGCTCCTTGATCTCCCCTCACTTGGGTGCATCAATGTTCATGCTTCGTTGTTGCCGCGTTGGCGGGGGGGAGCGCCTATCCATCGGGCGATCATCGAAGGCGACAAGGAAACGGGTGTCACGATCATGCGGATGGTCGAAGCGCTCGATGCGGGCGATATTTTGTCACAAGTGACGGTTCCGATCACCGAAGAAGATACGGCAGGAACATTGCATGACAAGCTGGCAGAAGCGGGTGCAAAGCTATTAAGCGAAACGTTACCGCACATCCTGTCAGGTGACGTCCAAGGGACTCCACAGGATGAACGTTTGGCTACTTATGCACCGAATCTCACACGGGAAGATGAACAGATCGACTGGACGAAACCGGCAAGGCAGATCGTCAATCAAATTCGCGGCCTCAATCCGTGGCCGGTGGCGTTTACAACCAGTGAGGACAAAATTTTCAAAATATGGAAAGCGCGAATCGATGATGAGTATTCGGTTCAAGATGAACCGGGTACTGTGCTCTCTGTCACGAATGATGCCATTCGCGTTCAAGCAGGGAAAGGTATCGTGGCGATTCAAGAGATTCAACCGGCCGGAAAAAAACGGATGAGCGTTGAAGCGTTTTTACGGGGAAAACAGATGGCTCCAGGAAGCCGTTTTCTTGTATCTATCAGCGAAGGAATGTGA
- the rsmB gene encoding 16S rRNA (cytosine(967)-C(5))-methyltransferase RsmB, with translation MKTVREVALDVLLSIETQDAYSNLALQNALRKNRFTPQDTALCTEIVYGTVQRLNTIDAYIRPRSKQPLERLEPWVRNLLRLTVYQLKWLDRVPAFAAIHEAVEIAKRRNPRAAGFLNAVLRAVQRQPDLKVPSPEDDPVRYLSIVHSHPDWLVRSWIRSYGFAETKAMCEANNGRPSLSLRANRCRITTDELLDILLKEGFNAKASLVSPDGVVLQNGGDVTKLRAFREGYCTVQDESSMLVAPFLAPKPGMRILDACAAPGGKTTHLAEQMGDEGEVVATDIHQHKVELIRTAAKRLGLTSIRALAGDIREQISQLGKFDAILLDAPCSGFGVIRRKPDLKWKKKPSDVRAIRKIQQELLRTVADSLHTGGILVYSTCTVGPEENIDVIREFLQERDDFQIDAPEPYLPAHVCQRARIAERTVQILPHDFGSDGFFMVRLRKM, from the coding sequence ATGAAGACTGTACGAGAAGTCGCGTTAGATGTATTGCTTTCCATTGAAACACAGGATGCTTATAGCAATCTGGCGCTGCAGAACGCACTGCGAAAAAACCGTTTCACTCCGCAAGACACCGCATTATGTACGGAAATCGTGTACGGAACCGTGCAGCGTTTAAACACGATTGACGCGTATATACGCCCCCGTTCAAAACAGCCGCTTGAGCGTCTCGAACCGTGGGTGCGCAACCTTTTGCGTTTGACTGTATACCAGTTGAAATGGCTGGATCGCGTGCCCGCCTTCGCCGCGATTCATGAAGCGGTCGAAATCGCCAAGAGGAGAAACCCGCGTGCGGCCGGTTTTTTGAATGCCGTGTTACGCGCTGTACAAAGGCAGCCTGATTTGAAAGTACCGTCACCTGAAGACGATCCCGTTCGGTATCTCTCAATCGTACACTCGCATCCTGACTGGCTTGTGCGTAGCTGGATTCGATCCTACGGATTTGCGGAAACGAAAGCCATGTGCGAGGCGAACAATGGGCGGCCTTCCCTCAGTTTGCGTGCGAACAGATGCCGCATAACAACCGACGAGCTTCTGGATATACTTTTAAAAGAAGGGTTTAACGCCAAAGCTTCATTGGTCAGCCCGGATGGTGTCGTGTTGCAAAACGGTGGGGATGTGACAAAATTGCGGGCATTTCGTGAAGGGTATTGCACCGTTCAAGATGAAAGTTCGATGCTCGTCGCTCCTTTCCTCGCTCCAAAGCCAGGCATGCGGATTCTGGATGCGTGCGCGGCACCGGGGGGAAAGACTACCCATTTGGCGGAACAAATGGGGGATGAAGGAGAGGTCGTCGCTACCGATATCCATCAACACAAAGTGGAGCTGATTCGCACGGCCGCCAAACGCCTTGGTTTGACATCGATCCGTGCGCTGGCGGGAGATATTCGCGAGCAGATCAGTCAGCTGGGGAAATTTGATGCGATTTTGCTCGATGCGCCTTGTTCTGGTTTTGGCGTCATTCGTCGTAAGCCCGATCTTAAATGGAAGAAGAAACCGAGTGATGTGCGTGCTATTCGCAAGATTCAACAAGAACTGTTACGAACCGTAGCCGATTCATTACATACGGGGGGTATCCTCGTTTATTCCACTTGTACGGTGGGACCGGAAGAAAATATCGATGTGATACGGGAATTTTTGCAAGAACGGGATGATTTTCAAATCGATGCGCCGGAACCGTATTTGCCTGCGCATGTATGCCAACGTGCGCGGATTGCGGAAAGGACTGTGCAAATTTTACCGCACGATTTCGGAAGTGACGGATTTTTCATGGTACGGCTGAGAAAAATGTAA
- the rlmN gene encoding 23S rRNA (adenine(2503)-C(2))-methyltransferase RlmN encodes MIQIELQVLSPQETDIQTQLYNMRLSEMEQWMESLGQPKFRAKQVFTWLYKKRAISVSEMTDLPQALREHLQRSTVIRTMKEITRQVSKKDGTTKFLFQLRDGATVETVLMRHNYGNSVCVSTQVGCRMGCTFCASTLGGLIRNLTAGEIVEQIMAVQRMLDEEGARVSSVVLMGSGEPLENYEPSMRFVDIITNPYGLNIGARHITVSTSGLVPAIRRLADEKRQITLAISLHAPNDELRTSLMPINRAWNVEQLMDAARYYFAQTGRRISFEYALIGGVNDQLPQARELAELVKGLPCHINLIPVNYVPERNWKRSSKEDIRAFVDELNRLGVNATVRREMGSDIAAACGQLRAQKEGRV; translated from the coding sequence GTGATCCAGATCGAACTGCAAGTCTTATCTCCCCAAGAAACGGATATACAGACTCAATTATATAATATGCGATTGTCGGAAATGGAACAATGGATGGAAAGTCTTGGGCAGCCCAAATTTCGGGCCAAACAGGTATTTACATGGCTGTACAAAAAGAGGGCGATATCCGTTTCCGAAATGACCGATTTACCCCAAGCGTTACGCGAGCATTTACAACGGTCAACCGTGATACGAACCATGAAGGAAATCACGCGTCAGGTATCGAAAAAAGACGGGACCACGAAATTTCTCTTTCAGTTGCGTGATGGCGCAACGGTTGAGACCGTCCTGATGCGTCATAATTACGGGAATTCGGTGTGTGTGTCTACGCAGGTCGGTTGTCGTATGGGATGTACATTCTGTGCATCGACGCTTGGAGGATTGATCAGGAATCTGACGGCTGGAGAAATCGTGGAGCAGATTATGGCTGTGCAACGGATGCTCGATGAGGAAGGAGCGCGCGTTTCTTCGGTCGTCCTGATGGGATCGGGAGAACCGCTCGAAAACTATGAGCCGTCGATGCGATTTGTCGATATTATCACAAACCCATACGGGCTTAATATCGGTGCGCGTCACATCACGGTGTCAACGAGCGGCCTGGTTCCCGCAATCCGCCGTTTGGCCGATGAAAAAAGACAAATCACCCTTGCGATATCCTTGCACGCGCCGAATGATGAACTTCGCACATCCTTGATGCCTATCAATCGAGCATGGAACGTAGAACAATTGATGGATGCAGCCCGTTATTATTTTGCCCAAACGGGGAGACGGATCTCTTTTGAGTATGCGTTAATTGGCGGGGTCAATGATCAATTGCCTCAAGCTCGCGAATTGGCGGAGCTTGTTAAAGGCCTGCCCTGCCATATCAACCTGATTCCGGTCAATTATGTGCCGGAGAGAAACTGGAAGCGCTCATCGAAGGAAGATATCCGGGCTTTTGTCGATGAATTGAACCGTTTGGGGGTTAACGCGACCGTGCGCCGCGAAATGGGAAGCGACATCGCGGCAGCATGCGGTCAATTGCGTGCACAGAAAGAGGGGAGAGTCTGA
- a CDS encoding Stp1/IreP family PP2C-type Ser/Thr phosphatase, translated as MEQAAMTHIGLVRQVNEDGYALLLDTHPYRVVMVADGMGGHRAGEVASSVAIEEVESELRQRMKEGIPEDVSPLELVTEAIQIANQAVYRRASSTPGCSGMGTTIVVALYDRKEVWLGFIGDSRAYLINKESIRQLTDDHSLVNELVKSGQITAEEANNHPQRNILTRSLGTDLYVQVDTLHTPWVKDDILLLCSDGLTNLISEEIIADVLRGEGTMESKLQQLVNLALQKGGNDNITVVAVRNTDEDEERGDGR; from the coding sequence ATGGAACAAGCTGCCATGACTCATATCGGATTGGTTCGCCAGGTGAACGAAGACGGTTATGCACTTCTTCTCGATACACATCCATACCGTGTCGTGATGGTTGCGGATGGAATGGGAGGACATCGGGCTGGGGAAGTGGCCAGTTCCGTGGCGATCGAGGAAGTGGAGAGCGAATTGCGTCAACGGATGAAGGAAGGAATACCGGAAGACGTATCACCTTTAGAATTGGTAACGGAAGCGATTCAGATCGCCAATCAAGCGGTTTATCGCCGGGCGTCCAGTACGCCCGGCTGCTCTGGTATGGGGACAACCATCGTTGTTGCATTGTATGACAGGAAAGAGGTGTGGCTCGGTTTCATCGGGGACAGTCGCGCGTATTTGATTAACAAAGAAAGTATTCGCCAACTGACCGATGATCATTCGCTGGTGAACGAGCTAGTAAAAAGCGGCCAGATCACCGCAGAAGAGGCTAACAATCACCCGCAGCGCAATATCTTGACACGCTCGTTGGGTACAGACTTGTATGTCCAAGTGGATACCCTGCATACCCCGTGGGTAAAAGATGACATTCTGCTTCTCTGCTCGGACGGCTTGACCAACCTGATCAGCGAGGAGATCATCGCGGATGTGTTGCGCGGAGAAGGAACTATGGAGAGCAAACTGCAACAATTGGTAAACCTCGCACTGCAAAAAGGCGGGAACGATAACATCACGGTCGTTGCCGTACGCAATACAGATGAAGACGAGGAGCGGGGTGATGGCAGGTGA